From a single Lolium rigidum isolate FL_2022 chromosome 7, APGP_CSIRO_Lrig_0.1, whole genome shotgun sequence genomic region:
- the LOC124669818 gene encoding putative transcription factor bHLH041 → MDSSSWIHGYAANSNDGRGGGFMGDYTASCIPAVFQCRKQEQELLASSQIQQHLNQISMQLNIDDESATAYSSQHGSSVVDDFGFLPNSYHATGGCSFPSSSSTSSSFRSAWLPCSPENSSTAAHFVAARATGPQFPEVSSLLAPGVVLPYVDQYAANVQDTPVIMETSASAFRRYERCLGPRRRLNKPACGQKMFKTAMSVLAKMHTAMRYNHQQCYYDYQQQLTSKAEASENQLQHMISERKRREKLNDSFHALRTVLPPGSKKDRTSILIIAREYVNSLKSKVCELEEKNQALQSQLAGGASSAQEDDAGEKVEIQISKAAAAEDDKTGEVCMVKIATRSARGGNTTDVVLRTLQCLKDQMGEDVSLVSMSTSDDSNGPHRASLELHLKSASGTNWEEEAVREGIRKAVTSQPPAGLGGADR, encoded by the exons ATGGATAGCAGCAGCTGGATCCATGGGTACGCGGCCAACAGCAacgacggccgcggcggcggcttcATGGGAGACTACACTGCCAG CTGCATCCCCGCAGTGTTTCAGTGCAGGAAGCAGGAGCAGGAACTGCTCGCCAGCTCACAGATTCAGCAACACCTAAACCAG ATCAGCATGCAGCTGAACATAGACGACGAGTCAGCAACGGCGTACAGCAGCCAGCACGGCAGCTCCGTAGTGGACGACTTCGGCTTCCTCCCAAATTCGTACCACGCCACCGGTGGCTGCAGCTTcccctcctcgtcctccacctcctcctcgttcCGCTCAGCTTGGCTGCCCTGCAGCCCGGAGAACAGCTCCACGGCGGCGCACTTCGTCGCGGCCAGGGCGACCGGACCTCAGTTCCCCGAGGTCTCCTCCTTGCTGGCACCCGGAGTGGTGCTCCCCTACGTCGACCAGTACGCAGCCAACGTCCAGGACACGCCGGTGATAATGGAGACTAGCGCGAGCGCGTTCAGGCGCTACGAGCGGTGCCTCGGCCCGCGGCGGAGGCTGAACAAGCCGGCATGCGGGCAGAAGATGTTCAAGACGGCCATGTCGGTCCTTGCCAAGATGCACACGGCGATGAGGTACAACCACCAGCAGTGCTACTACGACTATCAGCAGCAGCTGACGTCTAAGGCAGAGGCGTCGGAAAACCAGCTGCAGCACATGATCTCGGAACGCAAGCGGAGGGAGAAGCTCAACGACAGCTTCCACGCCCTCAGGACCGTCCTCCCTCCTGGCTCCAAG AAAGACAGGACGTCGATACTGATCATTGCGAGGGAGTACGTGAACTCTCTCAAGTCCAAGGTCTGCGAGCTCGAGGAGAAGAATCAGGCCCTCCAGTCACAGCTCGCCGGGGGTGCGAGCAGCGCCCAAGAAGACGACGCCGGCGAGAAAGTCGAGATCCAGATATCAAAAGCCGCGGCGGCAGAGGATGATAAGACCGGGGAGGTTTGCATGGTGAAGATAGCGACGAGGTCGGCGCGCGGCGGCAATACGACGGACGTGGTGCTCAGGACGCTGCAGTGCCTGAAAGATCAGATGGGCGAAGATGTCAGTCTGGTGTCGATGAGCACTAGCGACGATAGCAACGGGCCTCATCGAGCAAGCCTGGAGTTGCACCTGAAG TCGGCTTCAGGCACGAAttgggaggaggaggccgtcaggGAAGGCATCAGAAAGGCAGTGACAAGTCAGCCGCCGGCCGGTCTAGGCGGTGCTGATCGCTGA